In Janthinobacterium rivuli, a single genomic region encodes these proteins:
- a CDS encoding FecR family protein gives MTAPDRDPRDVFEHTDTAIGREAAAWWARLRADDFTQADADALRAWCARSPDHARAWRELKQVWQALDPALTRAAAAPQGENVLAFPARPGRRAFLGGALAAGVAVLALRPPLGAWPSLQEFSADYRTGTGEQRQVALSQQMTIQMNTQTRIDVRAPESIELLGGEAEILASGARQPVSVLAGAGRLLAQSARFNVRHTDDAVCVTCLAGAVEVVWQQRRHTLDAGQQLVYDERGVQAATAAPVEEASAWRTGALSFVGKPLADVVDEINRYRPGRVVLRNAELGRRLVRMRFSIGQTDGALAMIRDLYGAQMTSLPGGIVLLS, from the coding sequence ATGACTGCTCCTGACCGCGATCCACGCGACGTTTTTGAACATACCGACACGGCCATCGGCCGGGAAGCCGCCGCCTGGTGGGCGCGCCTGCGTGCCGACGATTTTACGCAGGCCGACGCCGACGCCTTGCGCGCCTGGTGCGCGCGCAGCCCCGACCATGCGCGCGCCTGGCGCGAGCTCAAGCAAGTGTGGCAGGCGCTCGATCCCGCCTTGACCCGCGCCGCCGCTGCGCCGCAGGGGGAAAACGTGCTGGCGTTCCCGGCGCGCCCCGGCCGGCGGGCGTTTCTCGGTGGCGCGCTGGCGGCCGGCGTGGCCGTGCTGGCTTTGCGTCCACCGCTGGGCGCCTGGCCGTCGCTGCAGGAATTCTCCGCCGACTACCGCACGGGCACGGGCGAGCAGCGGCAAGTGGCCCTGTCGCAGCAGATGACGATACAGATGAATACGCAGACGCGCATCGATGTGCGCGCGCCCGAGTCCATCGAATTGCTGGGCGGCGAGGCGGAAATCCTTGCCAGCGGCGCGCGCCAGCCCGTGTCGGTGCTGGCGGGCGCGGGGCGCCTGCTGGCGCAGTCGGCCCGTTTCAATGTGCGCCACACGGACGACGCCGTCTGCGTCACCTGCCTGGCGGGCGCCGTGGAGGTGGTTTGGCAGCAGCGCCGCCACACCCTCGATGCGGGGCAGCAACTGGTGTACGACGAGCGGGGCGTGCAGGCGGCCACGGCGGCGCCGGTGGAAGAGGCCAGCGCGTGGCGCACGGGCGCGCTGTCGTTTGTCGGCAAGCCGCTGGCCGATGTCGTCGATGAAATCAACCGCTACCGGCCCGGCCGGGTGGTGTTGCGCAACGCCGAGCTGGGCCGCCGCCTCGTGCGCATGCGTTTTTCCATCGGGCAAACTGACGGCGCGCTGGCGATGATACGCGACCTGTACGGCGCGCAAATGACCAGCCTGCCGGGCGGCATCGTGCTGCTCAGCTGA
- a CDS encoding RNA polymerase sigma factor, which yields MSMPDLRTKLKRHLSARYAVLRWRLERVVGCKHHAADALQETWLRLEAMVAPGPAAAPVHNPDAYLLRMAANIATDAYRRDRIIVTEREREELMHMADEAGDDISDPARIVSARLDVQALDSALAGLSPRRRAILTAARIDGMLNADIAERFGISVAMVKKELQAAMQHCKTCMAGADAAQRSDVSGRRKY from the coding sequence ATGAGCATGCCCGACCTGCGCACCAAGCTCAAACGCCACCTCAGTGCGCGCTATGCCGTGCTGCGCTGGCGCCTGGAGCGCGTGGTCGGCTGCAAGCACCATGCGGCCGATGCGCTGCAGGAAACCTGGCTGCGCCTCGAAGCGATGGTGGCGCCTGGCCCGGCCGCCGCGCCCGTCCACAATCCCGACGCCTATCTGCTGCGCATGGCGGCCAATATCGCCACCGACGCGTACCGGCGCGACCGCATCATCGTCACCGAGCGCGAACGCGAAGAGCTGATGCACATGGCCGACGAGGCCGGCGACGACATCAGCGACCCGGCGCGCATCGTCTCGGCGCGGCTCGACGTGCAGGCGCTCGACTCTGCCCTGGCGGGCCTGTCGCCGCGCCGCCGCGCCATCCTGACGGCGGCGCGCATCGACGGCATGCTCAATGCGGACATCGCCGAGCGCTTCGGCATTTCCGTGGCGATGGTCAAGAAAGAATTGCAGGCCGCCATGCAACACTGTAAAACGTGCATGGCCGGCGCCGATGCCGCCCAGCGCAGCGATGTGTCGGGCCGCCGTAAATATTGA
- a CDS encoding alpha/beta fold hydrolase: MSDAPTWILLRGLMREQRHWGSFPATLARALPGAHIVTPDFPGNGGRHAQDSATRVADMVEACRQELQARGIPAPYHLLALSLGGMVAVEWAHRYPQEIARCVLINTSMRPYSPFYRRLRWQNYGALLRQLLLGDAGSQESLILRLTSQRHAGGNPALLACWLSFQQQYPVSRRNALRQLLSAARYRAPDSRPAMPVLVMAGALDRLVDHRCSQRLARAWQADCLIHGDAGHDLPLDEGQWVAQSVARWLGVATAEHDKTNTARSSCK, from the coding sequence ATGAGCGACGCGCCCACCTGGATCCTGCTGCGCGGCCTGATGCGCGAACAACGCCACTGGGGCAGCTTTCCCGCCACCCTGGCGCGCGCCCTGCCCGGCGCCCACATCGTCACGCCCGACTTCCCCGGCAATGGCGGGCGCCACGCGCAGGACAGCGCCACCCGCGTGGCCGACATGGTGGAAGCCTGCCGCCAGGAGCTGCAGGCGCGCGGCATCCCGGCGCCGTACCACTTGCTGGCACTTTCCCTGGGCGGCATGGTGGCCGTGGAATGGGCTCACCGCTACCCACAGGAAATCGCCCGCTGCGTGCTGATCAACACCAGCATGCGGCCATATAGTCCGTTTTACCGGCGCCTGCGCTGGCAAAACTATGGCGCGCTGCTGCGCCAGCTGCTGCTGGGCGATGCAGGCAGCCAGGAAAGTCTGATCTTGCGCCTGACCAGCCAGCGGCATGCTGGCGGCAACCCCGCGCTGCTGGCCTGCTGGCTCAGTTTTCAGCAGCAATATCCGGTCAGCCGGCGCAACGCGCTGCGCCAGCTGCTGTCGGCGGCCCGCTACCGCGCGCCTGACAGCCGCCCGGCCATGCCCGTGCTGGTGATGGCCGGCGCGCTGGACCGATTGGTCGACCACCGCTGCTCGCAGCGTCTGGCGCGCGCCTGGCAAGCCGATTGTTTGATCCACGGCGACGCGGGTCACGACCTGCCGCTCGACGAGGGGCAATGGGTAGCGCAATCGGTGGCGCGCTGGCTGGGTGTGGCAACGGCAGAGCATGACAAGACAAACACGGCACGATCATCATGCAAATAA
- a CDS encoding M14 family zinc carboxypeptidase, which produces MIEKNLPELVMLKRLIDEGGSHLEVAAPCSIAMDGREFPVYTIALGNPSPDVPVLGFFGGIHGLERIGTQVILSFLESLIARLRWDATLHQQLESMRLVFMPLVNPGGMWQATRCNPQGVDLMRNAPLSAREKVPFMLGGQRYSARLPWYRGAAGGPMEVESQAVCDLVERELLSRQFSIALDCHSGFGLRDRIWFPHAHTQVPIEHLAEIGALEELFSQSYPNHNYVFEPQSRQYRTHGDLWDYLYLNGTSYSGRVFLPLTLEMGSWLWVKKNPRQLFNRVSIFNPTAAHRLQRVLRRHLVWFDFLMRAASSHGRWMPEGLLRKAQRRRALAQWYES; this is translated from the coding sequence ATGATCGAAAAGAATCTGCCCGAGCTGGTCATGCTGAAGCGCCTCATCGACGAGGGCGGCAGCCACCTGGAAGTGGCCGCGCCCTGCAGCATCGCCATGGATGGGCGCGAGTTTCCCGTGTACACGATTGCGCTGGGCAATCCGAGCCCCGACGTGCCCGTGCTGGGCTTTTTCGGCGGCATCCACGGCCTCGAACGCATCGGCACGCAAGTCATCCTGTCTTTCCTGGAAAGCCTGATCGCCCGCCTGCGCTGGGACGCCACCCTGCACCAGCAACTGGAAAGCATGCGCCTCGTGTTCATGCCGCTGGTTAATCCGGGCGGCATGTGGCAAGCCACGCGCTGCAATCCGCAGGGGGTCGACCTGATGCGCAACGCGCCATTGAGCGCACGCGAAAAAGTGCCGTTCATGCTCGGTGGACAGCGCTACAGTGCCCGCCTGCCCTGGTACCGCGGCGCGGCCGGGGGGCCGATGGAGGTGGAAAGCCAGGCCGTGTGCGACCTCGTCGAGCGCGAACTGCTGTCGCGCCAGTTCAGCATCGCCCTCGATTGCCATTCCGGTTTCGGCTTGCGCGACCGCATCTGGTTTCCCCACGCGCATACCCAGGTGCCCATCGAGCACCTGGCCGAGATCGGCGCGCTGGAAGAGCTGTTCAGCCAGAGCTATCCCAACCACAACTATGTATTCGAGCCGCAAAGCCGCCAATACCGCACGCACGGCGACCTGTGGGACTATCTGTACCTGAACGGCACCAGCTACAGCGGGCGCGTGTTCCTGCCGCTGACCCTGGAAATGGGTTCATGGCTCTGGGTCAAGAAAAACCCGCGCCAGCTGTTCAACCGGGTCAGCATCTTCAACCCCACGGCCGCGCACCGCCTGCAGCGCGTGCTGCGCCGGCACCTCGTGTGGTTCGATTTCCTCATGCGCGCCGCCAGCAGCCACGGCCGCTGGATGCCGGAAGGCTTGCTGCGCAAGGCGCAACGACGGCGCGCGCTGGCGCAATGGTACGAGTCATGA